One Sphingopyxis macrogoltabida genomic region harbors:
- a CDS encoding TonB-dependent receptor, whose amino-acid sequence MITEYDSPAISGSAISYRRVLLALLSSVALLGPVQNAAAQDAGEDAGATSTDIIVTATRRETTLQETPAAVSVLGSDAIEKRNLVGMEDYLASLPGVSFADRGAGQNTITIRGIGQADQLSANTPVGSYFGEVPVTGLGPPLNGNGAGNSDLKMVDISRVEVLRGPQGTLYGSGSMGGTVRVIPNAPNLRDVEGSLTAGYSHTGRSGSHNYALEGVVNAPLIEDKLGIRVVAYRMFNDGYINNTAASDPTQEVEDAVAIGAVARDDKHSGSETITGVRGSILWRPVDDLSITLSHAYQALRQDGFREVQLALPGAYQQARVRVGENGGRNGYVNMDLNISNLVVEYDAGFGSFLNSTSLIKSRGRNDIDFSFFGFADPTLLAVASVTNADKELFVNEFRFASKFDGPFQVISGLYYEERKTKADAFTRYTGTANPPPASAPRETADNKNKQKQFAAFGEASLTPIDPLTLTVGGRYYKFEQDILIARVDGVPTTAEGRSATTDGFLWKANVSYKPSDEVFLYAQWAQGFRQPQFQRAILPQDDADNDGLVEFADGIERAVDPGLLDPDKVDTYEIGVKFQSPDGRLRSSLTGFYTDWTGIPVSPALSLARGEAFYFNAGKAISKGVEFELFGEVGDRLFAEFSTSWVKSTLDETVPGLGTKGTNLPGSADHNVKAALEKRFDIGENEAYIRGDYSYVGGYYTNFTETGLKSGDYHLFDLSAGVTVDNFRLGLYARNLTNRKDFTWVDNIFGATAGRAYRLRPRTIGVNVGVSF is encoded by the coding sequence ATGATTACCGAATATGATTCTCCCGCAATTTCGGGCTCCGCCATTTCGTACCGAAGAGTGCTGCTGGCGCTCTTGTCATCCGTTGCATTGCTCGGCCCGGTTCAGAATGCCGCAGCGCAGGACGCCGGCGAAGACGCCGGCGCTACCAGCACCGACATCATCGTCACTGCGACGCGCCGCGAGACGACGCTGCAGGAAACCCCCGCGGCGGTCAGCGTGCTCGGCAGCGACGCGATCGAAAAGCGCAACCTTGTCGGCATGGAAGATTATCTCGCTTCGTTGCCCGGCGTCAGCTTCGCCGACCGCGGCGCCGGCCAGAACACTATCACCATTCGCGGTATCGGGCAGGCCGACCAGCTTTCGGCGAACACGCCGGTGGGCAGCTATTTCGGCGAAGTGCCCGTGACGGGCCTCGGGCCGCCGCTCAACGGCAATGGCGCCGGCAACTCCGATCTCAAGATGGTCGATATCAGCCGGGTCGAGGTGCTGCGCGGCCCGCAGGGCACGCTATACGGATCGGGGTCGATGGGCGGCACCGTCCGTGTCATCCCCAACGCCCCGAACCTGCGCGATGTCGAAGGCAGCCTGACCGCAGGCTATTCGCACACCGGGCGCAGCGGCAGCCATAATTATGCGCTCGAAGGCGTCGTCAATGCGCCGCTGATCGAGGACAAGCTCGGCATTCGCGTCGTCGCCTATCGCATGTTCAACGACGGCTATATCAATAATACGGCGGCCAGCGATCCGACGCAGGAAGTCGAGGATGCGGTGGCGATCGGTGCCGTCGCGCGCGACGACAAGCATTCGGGCAGCGAGACGATCACCGGCGTGCGTGGCAGCATCCTGTGGCGGCCGGTCGACGATCTGTCGATCACGCTGTCGCACGCCTATCAGGCGCTGCGGCAGGACGGCTTCCGCGAAGTGCAGCTTGCTTTGCCCGGCGCCTATCAGCAGGCGCGCGTCCGCGTCGGCGAGAATGGCGGGCGCAACGGCTATGTGAACATGGACCTCAACATCAGCAACCTCGTCGTCGAATATGACGCGGGCTTCGGGTCGTTCCTCAATTCCACGTCGCTGATCAAGAGCCGCGGACGCAACGACATCGACTTCAGCTTCTTCGGTTTTGCCGATCCCACCTTGCTCGCGGTCGCTTCGGTGACCAACGCCGACAAGGAGTTGTTCGTCAACGAATTCCGCTTCGCATCCAAGTTCGACGGGCCGTTCCAGGTCATTAGCGGCCTTTATTATGAAGAGCGTAAGACGAAGGCCGATGCGTTCACCCGCTATACCGGTACCGCGAACCCGCCGCCGGCGAGCGCGCCGCGCGAGACGGCGGACAACAAGAACAAGCAAAAGCAATTCGCGGCGTTCGGCGAAGCCTCGCTGACCCCGATCGATCCGCTGACGCTGACCGTTGGCGGGCGCTATTACAAGTTCGAACAGGATATCCTGATCGCCCGCGTCGACGGGGTGCCGACGACCGCCGAGGGCCGCAGTGCGACCACCGACGGTTTTCTGTGGAAGGCGAATGTCTCGTACAAGCCGAGCGACGAGGTGTTCCTCTATGCACAATGGGCGCAGGGCTTCCGCCAGCCGCAGTTCCAGCGCGCGATCCTGCCCCAGGATGATGCCGACAATGACGGGCTGGTCGAATTCGCCGACGGGATCGAACGTGCGGTCGACCCCGGCCTGCTCGATCCGGACAAAGTCGACACGTATGAAATCGGCGTCAAGTTCCAGTCGCCCGACGGGCGCCTGCGCAGCAGTCTCACCGGCTTCTACACCGACTGGACCGGCATCCCGGTGTCGCCCGCCTTGTCGCTCGCGCGCGGCGAAGCCTTTTACTTCAACGCGGGCAAGGCGATCTCGAAGGGGGTCGAGTTCGAGCTGTTCGGCGAAGTCGGCGACCGGTTGTTCGCCGAATTCTCAACCTCTTGGGTGAAATCGACGCTCGACGAAACCGTCCCGGGGCTGGGCACGAAGGGTACCAACCTGCCGGGTTCGGCCGACCACAATGTCAAGGCGGCGCTCGAGAAGCGCTTCGATATCGGCGAAAACGAAGCCTATATCCGCGGCGACTACAGCTATGTCGGCGGTTATTACACCAACTTCACCGAAACGGGGCTGAAGTCGGGGGATTACCATCTCTTCGACCTCAGCGCCGGGGTGACGGTCGATAATTTCAGGCTGGGACTCTACGCGCGGAACCTGACGAACCGCAAGGATTTCACCTGGGTCGATAACATCTTCGGCGCGACTGCCGGACGTGCCTACCGGCTGCGGCCGCGGACGATCGGCGTCAATGTCGGGGTCAGTTTCTGA
- a CDS encoding TonB-dependent receptor domain-containing protein, whose amino-acid sequence MKPVLAMSALLAGASWITPAIAQQESPPASDQADEGSSDTPRDGIVVTGTRIARPELDFANPVTSYSAATIEQSGQTSLADFLVQSPALVGSRTGDLTGGSNPDFGEAGLDLLNLRNLGTDRTLVLVDGRRHVSGLAGSAAVDINAIPTDLVETVDVLTGGASAIYGADGVSGVVNFRLKHDFEGLTARGQIGISEYGDGGNQFGALTWGKNFAGGRGNIAVAYEYNRDARVSDQDRPYLRNPVAANLYRNQGDIPDDPNIPDNIIYNDVRYADSSRFGAVDVDFDFAADFEGNGRVYDRGLVLEESGGYTQGGSSTPVDGYQGDLFPGIERHLVNALGHYEFSDAFNLFAEGKYVRTRTRSLSQPNYDFYLFQTAENPFMPQSIRDAIVPGAAAEYFEDPDTPDGVLITRDNFDMGINTEDVTRKTLRGVIGVNGAISEHAKYELSYVYGQTKTRVLSRGNRLEAQWQAAIDVVTDPDTGLPVCRSSLDPDAPPELDGCIPYNIYGENVRDPAAIDFVTTDSISFSKVTQQVVSGSISGDFGALFELPGGPIGFAIGGEYRRERSRFDPDPAISAGLTWAGAVQPASGGFTVKEAFGELNVPLLKEMPFAHLLSFGAAIRSSDYSTIGNTTTWKVDGVYAPVRDISFRATYSQAVRAPNIAELFAPASSSYNFIVDPCDTAETNNGTANREANCAALLTALGVDPTTFSPSSTPQASVFTEGLAGGNVNLREETAKTWTAGVVLRPSFLPGFSLSADWYDIKIKDAINTPQAEELAELCVDQPTLDNQFCPGITRDPDTGYIIGFNVKPDNVAGFRTAGLDLTLAYRLRTDNLGTFNISLVGNYLDRLEFVASPGATLDSDRGEQYIPKYSASFDLGWQKGPVTVAYGITWFSKTDRFVAEDLAGDPDYSDPRFFKVKEKWEHDLQVGIDVGDRFNVYAGVNNLFDEKPAFGYASYPVSAMGRYFYTGVKVVLGAAK is encoded by the coding sequence ATGAAGCCTGTGCTTGCCATGTCCGCCCTGCTGGCCGGTGCCAGCTGGATCACGCCCGCGATCGCCCAGCAGGAATCGCCGCCCGCATCCGATCAGGCGGACGAGGGTAGCAGCGACACCCCCCGCGACGGAATCGTCGTCACCGGTACCCGCATCGCACGGCCCGAGCTCGATTTCGCCAATCCCGTCACCTCCTATTCGGCGGCGACGATCGAACAGTCGGGGCAGACCAGCCTAGCCGATTTCCTCGTCCAGAGCCCGGCGCTTGTCGGCTCGCGCACCGGTGACCTGACCGGCGGCTCGAACCCCGATTTCGGCGAGGCGGGGCTTGACCTCCTCAACCTGCGTAACCTCGGCACCGACCGCACTTTGGTGCTCGTCGACGGACGCCGCCATGTGTCGGGGCTGGCGGGATCGGCGGCGGTCGACATCAATGCGATCCCGACCGACCTTGTCGAGACGGTCGACGTGCTCACCGGCGGGGCGTCGGCAATCTATGGTGCCGACGGCGTATCGGGGGTGGTCAATTTCCGGCTCAAGCATGATTTCGAGGGGCTGACCGCGCGCGGGCAGATCGGTATTTCGGAATATGGCGACGGCGGCAACCAGTTCGGCGCGCTGACCTGGGGCAAGAATTTCGCCGGCGGGCGTGGCAATATCGCGGTCGCCTATGAATATAATCGCGATGCGCGGGTGTCGGATCAGGACCGGCCGTATCTGCGCAATCCGGTGGCGGCGAACCTCTATCGCAACCAGGGCGACATTCCCGACGACCCGAATATCCCCGACAATATCATCTATAACGACGTTCGCTATGCCGACAGTTCGCGCTTCGGCGCGGTCGACGTCGATTTCGATTTCGCTGCCGATTTCGAGGGCAATGGCCGCGTCTATGACCGCGGCCTCGTGCTCGAGGAATCGGGCGGCTATACGCAGGGCGGGTCGAGCACGCCGGTCGACGGCTATCAGGGCGACCTGTTCCCCGGCATCGAGCGGCACCTCGTCAACGCGCTCGGCCATTATGAATTCAGCGACGCGTTCAACCTGTTCGCCGAGGGCAAATATGTCCGTACCCGGACGCGCAGCCTGTCGCAGCCCAATTATGATTTCTACCTTTTCCAGACCGCCGAGAACCCGTTCATGCCGCAGTCGATCCGCGATGCGATCGTGCCGGGGGCGGCGGCCGAATATTTCGAGGATCCCGACACGCCCGACGGGGTGCTGATCACCCGCGACAATTTCGACATGGGCATCAACACCGAAGATGTGACGCGCAAGACGCTGCGCGGCGTGATCGGCGTCAATGGCGCAATCTCCGAGCATGCGAAATATGAGCTGTCCTATGTCTATGGCCAGACGAAGACGCGCGTGCTGTCGCGCGGCAACCGGCTGGAGGCGCAGTGGCAGGCGGCGATCGACGTGGTCACCGATCCCGACACCGGGCTGCCGGTCTGCCGGTCGAGCCTCGACCCCGACGCGCCGCCCGAACTCGACGGCTGCATCCCCTATAATATCTATGGCGAGAATGTCCGCGATCCCGCGGCGATCGATTTCGTGACGACCGACAGCATCAGCTTCTCAAAGGTGACGCAGCAGGTCGTCTCGGGCTCGATCTCGGGCGATTTCGGGGCGCTGTTCGAGCTTCCCGGCGGGCCGATCGGCTTTGCGATCGGCGGCGAATATCGCCGCGAACGCAGCCGTTTCGATCCCGATCCGGCGATTTCGGCGGGGCTGACCTGGGCGGGCGCGGTTCAGCCCGCGTCGGGCGGCTTCACGGTCAAGGAAGCGTTCGGCGAACTCAACGTGCCGCTGCTGAAGGAAATGCCGTTCGCGCACCTCCTGTCGTTCGGCGCCGCGATCCGCTCTTCCGATTACAGCACCATCGGCAACACGACGACGTGGAAGGTCGATGGCGTCTATGCCCCGGTGCGCGACATCTCGTTCCGCGCGACTTATTCGCAGGCGGTGCGCGCGCCGAACATCGCCGAGCTTTTTGCGCCCGCGAGCTCGTCGTACAACTTCATCGTCGATCCGTGCGACACGGCGGAAACGAACAACGGCACCGCGAACCGCGAAGCGAATTGCGCCGCGCTGCTGACCGCGCTCGGCGTCGATCCGACCACCTTCAGCCCGTCGAGCACCCCCCAGGCAAGCGTCTTCACCGAAGGTCTCGCGGGCGGCAATGTGAACCTGCGCGAGGAAACCGCGAAGACATGGACCGCAGGCGTCGTGCTGCGGCCGAGCTTCCTTCCTGGGTTCAGCCTGTCGGCCGACTGGTACGACATCAAGATCAAGGATGCGATCAACACGCCGCAGGCCGAGGAACTGGCAGAGCTATGCGTCGACCAGCCGACGCTGGACAATCAGTTCTGCCCGGGCATCACCCGCGACCCGGATACGGGCTATATCATCGGTTTCAACGTCAAGCCCGACAATGTCGCGGGTTTCCGGACCGCCGGGCTCGACCTGACGCTCGCCTATCGTTTGCGCACCGATAATCTCGGCACCTTCAACATCTCGCTCGTCGGCAATTATCTCGACCGGCTGGAATTCGTCGCCAGCCCGGGCGCGACACTCGATTCCGACCGCGGCGAGCAATATATTCCAAAGTATAGCGCCAGTTTCGACTTGGGCTGGCAAAAGGGGCCGGTAACCGTCGCCTATGGCATCACCTGGTTCAGCAAGACCGACCGTTTCGTCGCCGAAGATCTGGCGGGCGATCCCGATTACAGCGACCCGCGCTTCTTCAAGGTGAAGGAGAAGTGGGAGCATGACCTGCAGGTCGGCATCGATGTGGGCGACCGCTTCAACGTCTATGCGGGCGTCAACAACCTCTTCGACGAAAAGCCGGCTTTCGGATACGCAAGCTATCCGGTTTCGGCGATGGGCCGCTACTTCTATACGGGCGTGAAAGTCGTGCTGGGGGCAGCGAAGTGA
- a CDS encoding S9 family peptidase, with product MRTLILAGAALGAMPGVAAAQSAPVTLEDIHKLADVAGPSFSPDGSRIAYSVAVNDTKLDAEKSDLWTVPWQGGAPVQLTKTPATSEWQPRYSADGRTILFLSDAGAQKKPGADPDDTKEEEDENTQLWRMPAGGGAARQVTTLAGGISDYALSPDGKRAVVVAEIGKHVGSKAKTPPPVETERFFFKQDGRGYLDDRTQQLFVVDIATGKATQVTAGARDHWHPAWSPDGKWIAYTAKDHGDADRTLNYDIFVVAPEGGEPRRISTSPGADGDPDWGSGPAWSPDSRKLVWLEGAEDKWIYYGSPQMVVADVVDGTTSRPARIDRWFYHPRWTPDGQLIALIEQDRDTWLAKIDPGTSAITYLTEGARLGYDYAVATNGRIAVLDTDASSPAEIKAVGDMRLLTHHNDWLKTRALGSIQDVAFKSGDAEIHGFLTLPPDYDPAKRYPLIADLHGGPVYQHSHEFDIDARLYAAAGYAVLKINPRGSSGRGFDFSRAIYADWGNLDVKDISAGISHAIDIGVADPDRIGVGGWSYGGILTDYMIASDKRIKAAVSGAGVANVLATFGVDMYAREYILELGTPWENFEVWRKLGYPFLHPERITAPTLFQCADADDNVPCVGAEQMYLALKTRGVPTKLIVYPGENHGLTVPSYLVHRMRSNIAWYDRWLKR from the coding sequence ATGCGGACACTCATTCTCGCGGGCGCTGCGCTTGGCGCGATGCCGGGGGTTGCCGCGGCACAATCGGCGCCGGTCACGCTTGAGGATATCCACAAGCTCGCCGATGTCGCCGGGCCCAGCTTTTCGCCCGACGGCAGCCGGATCGCCTATAGCGTGGCGGTCAACGACACCAAGCTCGATGCCGAGAAGAGCGATTTGTGGACGGTGCCGTGGCAGGGCGGGGCGCCCGTCCAGCTCACCAAGACCCCCGCGACGAGCGAATGGCAGCCGCGCTATAGCGCCGACGGCAGGACGATCCTGTTCCTGAGCGATGCGGGGGCGCAGAAAAAGCCGGGCGCCGACCCCGACGACACCAAGGAAGAGGAAGACGAGAATACGCAGTTGTGGCGCATGCCCGCGGGCGGCGGCGCGGCGCGGCAGGTGACGACGCTCGCTGGCGGGATCAGCGACTACGCGCTGTCGCCCGACGGCAAGCGCGCCGTCGTGGTGGCGGAGATCGGCAAGCATGTCGGCAGCAAGGCGAAGACGCCGCCCCCGGTCGAGACTGAGCGTTTCTTCTTCAAGCAAGACGGTCGGGGCTATCTCGACGACCGTACCCAGCAATTGTTCGTCGTCGATATCGCGACCGGCAAGGCGACGCAGGTCACAGCCGGCGCGCGCGACCACTGGCATCCGGCCTGGTCGCCCGACGGCAAATGGATCGCCTATACCGCCAAGGATCATGGCGACGCCGACCGGACGCTGAACTACGATATTTTCGTCGTCGCGCCCGAAGGCGGCGAACCGCGCCGGATCAGCACCTCGCCGGGCGCCGACGGCGATCCCGACTGGGGCTCGGGCCCGGCCTGGTCACCGGATTCACGCAAGCTCGTCTGGCTCGAAGGTGCCGAGGACAAGTGGATCTATTATGGCTCGCCGCAGATGGTCGTTGCCGACGTCGTCGATGGTACAACCTCTCGGCCGGCGCGGATCGACCGCTGGTTCTATCATCCGCGCTGGACCCCCGACGGCCAGTTGATCGCGCTGATCGAGCAGGATCGCGACACCTGGCTGGCAAAGATCGATCCGGGCACCAGCGCGATCACCTATCTGACTGAAGGCGCGCGGCTCGGGTACGACTATGCCGTCGCCACGAACGGCCGGATCGCGGTGCTCGACACCGACGCGAGCAGTCCGGCCGAGATCAAGGCGGTGGGCGACATGCGCCTGCTGACGCATCATAACGACTGGCTTAAAACGCGCGCGCTGGGCTCGATCCAGGATGTCGCGTTCAAGAGCGGCGATGCGGAAATCCACGGTTTCCTGACCCTGCCGCCCGACTATGACCCGGCGAAGCGCTACCCGCTGATCGCCGACCTGCATGGCGGACCCGTTTACCAGCACAGCCATGAGTTCGACATCGACGCGCGGCTCTATGCCGCGGCGGGCTATGCGGTGCTCAAGATCAATCCGCGCGGCTCGTCGGGGCGCGGCTTCGATTTTTCGCGCGCCATCTATGCCGACTGGGGCAACCTCGACGTCAAGGACATCAGCGCCGGGATCAGCCATGCGATCGATATCGGCGTCGCCGATCCCGACCGCATCGGGGTCGGCGGCTGGAGCTATGGCGGCATCCTCACCGATTACATGATCGCCAGCGACAAACGCATCAAGGCGGCAGTGTCGGGGGCGGGGGTCGCCAACGTGCTGGCGACCTTCGGCGTCGACATGTATGCGCGCGAATATATCCTCGAGCTCGGGACCCCGTGGGAGAATTTCGAGGTCTGGCGTAAGCTGGGCTATCCCTTCCTCCACCCCGAACGGATCACCGCGCCGACCCTGTTCCAGTGTGCCGACGCCGACGACAATGTGCCCTGCGTCGGTGCGGAGCAAATGTACCTTGCGCTCAAGACACGTGGCGTACCGACGAAGTTGATCGTCTATCCCGGCGAAAATCACGGGCTTACGGTGCCGAGCTATCTTGTGCACCGGATGCGCAGCAACATCGCCTGGTACGACCGCTGGCTTAAGAGATAG
- a CDS encoding LysR substrate-binding domain-containing protein: MLRETPNLDWLRVFAETAATESFALAAARLGVTPGAVSQRIKALEAFLRIDLFQRYPQGVKLTEAGKRYAQRVAPALDQLTTATREITSTSTSKSVRVTMLPSLAQLWLGPRMEEFHALETNTTVEIWADPTIIDLRTSNFDMAIRYGKPPFPGCDYRELFFDELVPVASPKLIESATFDEQGLPVGASLMIDPYWEHDFADWIARTGSTAPKALKTQTFSLYSMTVDATLQGRGFMIGHTALLGELLKTGQLQTLSDRRVPSTNQFYLLTKTATPLTAAAQTFVDWLLEQARPGVA, translated from the coding sequence ATGCTGCGAGAAACGCCCAATCTCGACTGGCTGCGCGTCTTCGCTGAAACGGCCGCGACCGAGAGCTTCGCCCTAGCGGCAGCCCGTCTAGGCGTCACCCCGGGCGCCGTGAGCCAGCGGATCAAAGCGCTCGAAGCCTTTCTGCGTATCGACCTGTTCCAGCGCTACCCGCAGGGTGTAAAGCTCACCGAGGCTGGGAAACGCTATGCGCAACGGGTTGCCCCGGCGCTCGACCAGCTCACCACCGCAACGCGCGAGATTACGTCGACCAGCACATCGAAGTCGGTGCGCGTCACCATGCTGCCGTCGCTGGCTCAGCTCTGGCTCGGCCCGCGGATGGAGGAATTTCACGCGCTCGAAACGAACACGACCGTCGAAATCTGGGCCGACCCGACGATCATCGACCTGCGCACCTCGAACTTCGACATGGCGATCCGCTACGGCAAGCCGCCCTTCCCCGGCTGCGACTATCGCGAGCTCTTCTTCGATGAACTGGTTCCCGTGGCGAGCCCCAAGCTGATCGAAAGCGCGACGTTCGACGAACAGGGCCTGCCCGTCGGCGCGTCGCTGATGATCGATCCCTATTGGGAGCATGACTTTGCCGACTGGATCGCGCGCACCGGCTCGACCGCGCCAAAGGCGCTGAAGACCCAGACCTTTTCGCTCTATTCGATGACGGTCGATGCCACATTGCAGGGGCGCGGCTTCATGATCGGCCATACCGCGCTGCTCGGCGAATTGCTGAAAACTGGGCAGTTGCAGACGCTGTCGGACAGACGGGTGCCATCGACGAACCAATTCTACCTGCTGACGAAGACAGCGACCCCGCTGACCGCCGCGGCGCAAACCTTCGTCGACTGGCTTCTCGAACAGGCGAGGCCGGGCGTCGCCTGA
- a CDS encoding phytanoyl-CoA dioxygenase family protein has protein sequence MKLSQELLDEYQENGFLIIPDLFSAEEIAEIRAAMNRVFEQEDPANIREKKSGVVRTAMGLHLRDELFDRLIRHPRLVEPAQQIAGPELYAQQAKINVKAAFDGDQWQWHQDFSTHHHDDGVPQPLALNLHIFLDDVTEFNGPLYFFKGSHKFGSVATWHDTVSTSFALWVVEQEKIKEIAETCPLVAATGKAGTALIFGDCLVHGSPPNMSPWNRSIFSLILNPVENAHTKFDRKDHFHHRDLTPVQAIEDDCLLEKVA, from the coding sequence ATGAAGCTTTCGCAGGAACTCTTGGACGAATATCAGGAAAATGGCTTTCTGATTATTCCCGACCTCTTCTCGGCAGAGGAAATCGCCGAAATCCGCGCGGCGATGAACCGCGTCTTTGAACAGGAAGACCCGGCGAACATCCGCGAAAAGAAGAGCGGTGTCGTCCGCACGGCGATGGGTTTGCACCTTCGTGACGAACTGTTCGACCGGCTGATCCGCCATCCGCGTCTCGTCGAGCCTGCGCAGCAGATCGCCGGTCCGGAGCTTTATGCCCAGCAGGCGAAGATCAACGTCAAGGCGGCGTTCGATGGCGATCAGTGGCAGTGGCACCAGGATTTCTCGACGCATCACCATGATGACGGCGTGCCGCAGCCGCTGGCGCTGAACCTTCACATCTTCCTCGACGATGTCACGGAGTTCAACGGCCCGCTCTATTTCTTCAAGGGCTCGCACAAGTTCGGCAGCGTCGCGACCTGGCACGACACGGTGTCGACGAGCTTCGCGCTGTGGGTCGTCGAACAGGAGAAGATCAAGGAAATCGCCGAGACCTGCCCGCTCGTCGCGGCGACCGGCAAGGCCGGTACGGCGCTCATCTTCGGCGACTGCCTCGTTCATGGTTCGCCGCCGAACATGTCGCCGTGGAACCGCAGCATCTTCTCGCTGATCCTCAACCCGGTCGAGAATGCGCATACCAAGTTCGATCGCAAGGATCATTTCCATCATCGCGACCTGACTCCGGTTCAGGCGATCGAGGATGATTGCCTGCTCGAAAAGGTCGCCTGA
- the glyA gene encoding serine hydroxymethyltransferase, producing MTMLARRPWVGQASEDLIQSVAAKVAGSSSDAVDARLAELVEENRQIHDVGAINLNPATNAMNPRAEALLSSGLGSRPSLGYPGAKYEMGLEAIEQIEVLAAEVAAEVFGAKYVEFRLASGAMANLYTFMATCKPGDAIIAPPDTIGGHVTHHTAGAAGLYGLKVHTAPVDADNFTVDVAALADLARQVRPKLITIGGSLNLWHHPIREIRAIADEVGAYVLFDAAHLCGMIAGKAWQQPLEEGAHLMGCSTYKSLGGPPSGLLMTNDATLAERIDKIAYPGLTANFDVAKTASLALALLDWKEYGAAYAKEMAATASTLAELLDEQGLPVFKTSRGITSSQQFALRAESFGGGHQGALRLREANILASGIGLPIEPVAGGFNGLRMGTPEIVRWGMTTNDMPELASIIVEALTADNPASVRDRATAFRKKFQTLHFVRN from the coding sequence ATGACGATGTTGGCGCGGCGACCCTGGGTAGGCCAAGCAAGCGAAGATCTGATCCAGAGCGTCGCTGCCAAGGTAGCCGGCAGTTCGTCGGATGCCGTCGATGCGCGGCTGGCGGAACTGGTCGAGGAAAATCGCCAGATTCACGACGTCGGCGCGATCAACCTCAATCCGGCGACGAACGCGATGAACCCGCGCGCCGAAGCGCTGCTCTCCAGCGGGCTCGGCAGCCGCCCCTCGCTTGGTTACCCGGGCGCGAAATATGAAATGGGGCTTGAGGCGATCGAGCAGATCGAAGTGCTGGCGGCCGAGGTCGCAGCCGAGGTCTTCGGCGCGAAATATGTCGAATTCCGCCTCGCGTCCGGCGCGATGGCCAACCTTTACACCTTCATGGCAACGTGCAAGCCCGGCGACGCGATCATCGCGCCGCCCGACACAATCGGCGGCCATGTCACGCACCACACCGCCGGCGCCGCGGGCCTTTACGGTCTGAAAGTGCACACCGCGCCCGTCGACGCCGATAATTTCACCGTCGACGTCGCGGCGCTCGCCGACCTGGCGCGGCAGGTGCGGCCGAAGCTGATCACGATCGGCGGCAGCCTCAACCTGTGGCACCATCCGATCCGCGAAATCCGCGCGATCGCCGACGAGGTCGGGGCCTATGTCCTGTTCGACGCCGCGCACCTTTGCGGCATGATCGCCGGCAAGGCGTGGCAGCAGCCGCTCGAGGAGGGCGCGCATCTGATGGGATGCAGCACCTACAAGAGCCTCGGCGGACCGCCCTCGGGCCTGTTGATGACGAACGACGCGACGCTTGCCGAGCGGATCGACAAGATCGCCTATCCGGGTCTGACCGCGAATTTCGACGTCGCCAAGACCGCGTCGCTGGCGCTCGCGCTGCTCGACTGGAAGGAATATGGCGCTGCCTATGCCAAGGAAATGGCGGCGACGGCATCGACGCTGGCTGAATTGCTCGACGAGCAGGGCCTGCCGGTCTTCAAAACCTCGCGCGGTATCACCTCGTCGCAGCAGTTCGCCTTGCGCGCCGAAAGCTTCGGCGGCGGTCATCAGGGCGCGCTGCGCCTGCGCGAGGCGAATATCCTCGCCTCGGGCATCGGCCTGCCGATCGAGCCCGTTGCCGGCGGTTTCAACGGCCTCCGCATGGGAACGCCCGAAATAGTGCGCTGGGGCATGACCACCAACGATATGCCCGAACTGGCGAGCATCATCGTCGAAGCACTGACCGCCGACAATCCGGCGTCCGTTCGCGACCGCGCGACGGCGTTCCGCAAGAAGTTCCAGACGCTGCACTTCGTCCGCAACTAA